Below is a genomic region from Prolixibacteraceae bacterium.
AAGTGCAGCAAACATCCCTGCAGGTCCTGCACCTATAACCAAAACCTCTCTTTCACCTCTTACATCAGGATATTCAAAAGATGGCTTTTTTGGTGCCGGCTCCTTTTGATCAATATCTATAATCAAACTAAGGTTGATCTTGATATTGGGACGTCTTGCATCAATAGATGAACGACGGACAATGATGTCACAAATTCGATCTTTTTGGATCTTCAGTTTTGTTGCCACAATGGGCTTTAAAAACTCAACATTCGAGGCCTGCTTTGGAGTAGCAGTTATATTTAACTCTTTTCTCATCTTAACTATTCAAAATTTGATTCTTACTCAAAGTAGAATATCAAAGAGACGACTTGAGGTCGAAGTGATTTTAATGGATACATATATTGAGGATCAAAATCATTTTCAGGTGATGGCGTTGGAATATCTCCAAGCACATTATTTAATCCAAAACTATATCTTAGCTCACCCGAAAACTTAAAGAATTGCAAAAAGGAATCAAAACCAATTCCAATATCAGCATAATAACTTAAATTCTTTAATTTAACGAGGTCTGCATCGTCATCTCGTGTCTCTAAATCAATTCTACAACTCCCTCCTGCAACAATATACGGACGAAAGTTAACAGCTCTTTGTGCTTTAAACTTAAATAGCAAGGGTAAGTCAATATAGGTTGATTTTGAAATATAGGAATAGGGAGTGTAAATTTTATTCGTAGAAGTGGTACTACCAGTAGCACCTGTTCCTCCAGTTACAACTCCTGTAGCTGAGGTATCCATTCCTTTATCATAGAAAGGGTAAGAGATCGTTCTTTCCCCAAAAGACATACCTGGCAGAAATCTAAGATCTAACCATGAATATAGTCTAAGAGAGGTAATAATTCCCACAGTGAATCCAGGCTTCAATGATGACACCTCTGCTGCAACAAAACTATTAGGGTCATAATTCATAGCAGGATCACCTGGTTTGGGTGCTACATAACTTGGATTCATCGATGGCTTGTTATAATAAGAAAAACCAAAATCCATAAAGTTGGTCCCCAAGAAGAAACCAAAATGAATTCTTTTCTTATCATATGTTGTAAGATTGGCAACTTCATTCCATTGCGCAATCAGATTCATCGAAAAACCCAAACTTATCAATATGGTCAGGAATAATCCTTTCATAATACATCTTCACATTTACAATAATATCATACAAAAACTCCACTATTATATAAAACTTTAAAACAATGATATTATTGTAAATGTTCCGATCTCTTGGCTATTTCGTCGCAAAATAAATTGTTGCAATACCAAAAGTCAAACGATATTCTTTCACCGAATTAAACCCAACTTTTTTCATCACCTTTATAAAGTCCTCTCCATCAGGGAATGCAGAAACAGACTCTGGCAAATAAGTATACGCTCTAGTATCCTTTGAGATCAATCTCCCCCATAAAGGCAAAATATAGTACGAATAGAAATTATATAATTGCTTGATCGG
It encodes:
- a CDS encoding PorT family protein, translated to MKGLFLTILISLGFSMNLIAQWNEVANLTTYDKKRIHFGFFLGTNFMDFGFSYYNKPSMNPSYVAPKPGDPAMNYDPNSFVAAEVSSLKPGFTVGIITSLRLYSWLDLRFLPGMSFGERTISYPFYDKGMDTSATGVVTGGTGATGSTTSTNKIYTPYSYISKSTYIDLPLLFKFKAQRAVNFRPYIVAGGSCRIDLETRDDDADLVKLKNLSYYADIGIGFDSFLQFFKFSGELRYSFGLNNVLGDIPTPSPENDFDPQYMYPLKSLRPQVVSLIFYFE